The following proteins come from a genomic window of Irregularibacter muris:
- a CDS encoding DUF1858 domain-containing protein, producing the protein MQITKDMNIVEVVNSYPRTAEVFQEFGMHCFGUMAARFENIEQGALAHGINVDELIEELNKVVE; encoded by the coding sequence ATGCAAATTACTAAAGATATGAACATTGTAGAAGTTGTAAATAGCTATCCACGAACTGCAGAAGTATTTCAAGAATTTGGCATGCATTGTTTTGGTTGAATGGCGGCTCGTTTCGAGAATATAGAGCAGGGTGCTCTAGCTCATGGAATAAATGTAGATGAATTAATAGAAGAATTAAATAAAGTAGTAGAATAA
- a CDS encoding LemA family protein: MKKSLIVVLIILVIVLIPVMMAVGSYNSLAQLDETVTSQWAQVENQLKRRADLIPNLVNTVKGFAAQEQDVLIGVTEARSRLETAATPEQAAQANAELTGALSRLNVVVERYPELKSNENFIRLQDELAGTENRITVARRDYNESARVFNSKIRRFPTNIFAGMLGFERREYFEIAEQDKEVPEVNFQ, encoded by the coding sequence ATGAAAAAATCTTTAATCGTAGTACTAATAATTCTGGTCATTGTGCTAATACCAGTTATGATGGCAGTGGGGAGTTATAATTCATTAGCACAATTAGATGAAACAGTGACTTCCCAGTGGGCTCAAGTCGAAAACCAATTAAAAAGACGGGCAGATTTAATTCCCAACTTAGTCAATACTGTAAAAGGATTTGCTGCCCAAGAACAGGATGTTTTAATAGGAGTAACAGAAGCTAGAAGTCGTTTAGAAACAGCTGCAACACCAGAGCAAGCGGCCCAAGCCAATGCAGAACTAACTGGAGCTTTAAGCAGATTAAATGTAGTGGTAGAGCGATATCCAGAATTAAAATCCAATGAAAACTTTATTCGTCTACAGGATGAATTGGCAGGTACAGAAAATAGAATTACTGTGGCTAGAAGGGATTATAATGAGTCTGCAAGGGTATTTAATAGTAAGATAAGGAGATTCCCAACAAATATTTTTGCGGGTATGCTAGGCTTTGAAAGAAGAGAATATTTTGAGATAGCAGAGCAAGACAAAGAAGTTCCAGAAGTAAATTTCCAATAG
- the recJ gene encoding single-stranded-DNA-specific exonuclease RecJ, which produces MDKIWNIIGSREKGQSLVENILVAKGISDPEERKEFLSDKPQKTYNPLSIKNMDKAVEKIIEHLDKKSKVIIFGDYDVDGVTSTALLVEFFNTFTDKIDYYIPNRFSEGYGLNKEALLYIKEEMQGELVITVDNGVSCYEEIKYAQEIGLDIIVTDHHNPPEKLPSCILVNVKQEGDSYPFKELCGCGVAFKLAQALQRALSLPKNVLSHALDLVTLATISDLVPLIDENRTMVKYGLKIINSNKRLGLSVLREIAGLKNKEINAGRIGFTIGPCFNAAGRLEDAKLGVQLLLEKNKVKAQEIAIKLHGLNSERQRIQNEGEKICKEMVEQKYLDSDFLVLRVDKVSEGVIGIIAGKIKELFYKPTLVVTKGEEGYLKGSGRSIRGINIYEEMKKVSDLFIGFGGHEMACGFSIEEDKLEELRKRLNDRARAIKEKAPDVFVPKVDIITEMQAQELNVELVKEISKLEPYGMGNPKPLFILRDIQVNSSWTKACGSDKTHLKFSGKKDEIFLSGIGFSLASRYQHLGMPNILDAAFCVEINEYNGKITPQMVIEDIRVG; this is translated from the coding sequence ATGGATAAAATATGGAATATTATTGGGAGTAGGGAAAAAGGTCAATCACTAGTGGAGAATATTTTGGTTGCAAAGGGGATTAGCGACCCCGAGGAAAGAAAAGAATTTTTAAGTGACAAGCCTCAAAAAACTTATAATCCCTTATCCATAAAAAACATGGATAAAGCAGTAGAAAAAATTATAGAACACTTAGATAAGAAAAGCAAAGTAATTATATTTGGGGATTATGATGTAGATGGAGTAACCTCCACAGCACTTTTGGTTGAATTTTTTAATACTTTTACAGACAAGATAGACTATTATATACCCAATAGATTTTCTGAAGGCTATGGGTTAAATAAAGAGGCTCTTTTGTATATAAAAGAAGAAATGCAAGGAGAACTTGTTATTACAGTAGATAATGGTGTAAGTTGCTATGAGGAGATAAAATATGCCCAAGAAATAGGGTTGGATATTATTGTGACGGATCACCATAATCCGCCGGAGAAATTGCCCTCCTGCATTTTAGTAAACGTAAAACAGGAGGGGGATAGCTATCCCTTTAAAGAGTTATGTGGCTGTGGAGTTGCCTTCAAGTTAGCACAGGCCCTCCAACGGGCATTAAGTTTACCTAAAAATGTACTGTCCCATGCCTTAGATTTAGTTACCCTTGCTACCATATCTGATCTAGTTCCTTTAATAGATGAAAATAGAACCATGGTAAAGTATGGTTTAAAGATAATCAATTCAAATAAAAGATTAGGGTTATCTGTATTAAGAGAGATAGCAGGCCTTAAAAATAAGGAAATTAATGCAGGCAGGATTGGCTTTACCATAGGACCATGTTTTAATGCAGCTGGACGCCTAGAGGATGCTAAATTAGGTGTCCAACTGCTTTTAGAAAAAAACAAGGTGAAGGCTCAAGAAATAGCCATTAAGCTCCATGGATTAAATAGCGAGAGACAAAGAATACAAAATGAGGGAGAGAAGATTTGTAAGGAAATGGTAGAGCAAAAATATCTAGATTCTGATTTTCTGGTATTGAGGGTGGACAAGGTTTCTGAAGGAGTCATTGGTATTATTGCAGGGAAAATAAAGGAGTTGTTCTACAAACCTACCTTGGTGGTTACAAAAGGAGAAGAGGGTTATTTAAAAGGTAGTGGAAGAAGTATAAGAGGGATAAATATATATGAGGAAATGAAAAAGGTGTCGGATTTATTTATTGGATTTGGTGGGCATGAAATGGCCTGCGGTTTTTCTATAGAAGAGGATAAATTAGAGGAATTAAGAAAGAGATTAAATGATCGTGCTAGGGCTATTAAAGAGAAAGCCCCTGACGTCTTTGTCCCTAAGGTGGATATTATTACCGAGATGCAGGCCCAGGAGTTAAATGTAGAATTGGTAAAAGAAATCTCAAAACTGGAACCCTATGGAATGGGCAATCCAAAACCCCTTTTTATTCTTAGAGATATTCAAGTAAATAGTAGTTGGACGAAAGCTTGTGGTAGTGACAAAACCCATTTAAAATTTAGTGGGAAAAAAGACGAAATTTTTTTGAGCGGGATAGGATTTTCTTTAGCCTCAAGATATCAACATTTGGGTATGCCCAATATTTTAGATGCAGCTTTTTGTGTAGAAATTAATGAATACAATGGCAAGATTACTCCTCAGATGGTAATCGAAGATATTCGTGTAGGATAA
- a CDS encoding TraB/GumN family protein, with translation MNINGKEIMLIGTAHVSKQSAEEVKKIIQEEQPDSVCIELDEARYKSISEGNKWKNMDIIKIIKEKRATLLLMNLIMSTYQKKMANQFGIEPGQEMIQGIESAREIDAQLVLADRNIQITFSRIWNGVGLWGKIKLLFSIVFSIFSDEEISEEDLEKMKTEDMLNSALNELSSSFPRLKKYLVDERDQYLAQKIKDAPGEKIVAVLGAAHIPGIKKEINNHHDLEVLSAKPPKSKATQIVGWIIPVMIITLIISTFTMDAPTGKDQLVSWILWNGILSSLGAALAFGHVFSILTAFIAAPITSLNPLLAAGWFAGLTEAYLRRPNVEDFENLAQDIFSFKGFWKNRVTRILLVVMLANLGSVIGTWIGGADVIRMFIRAIGK, from the coding sequence ATGAATATAAATGGAAAAGAAATTATGCTAATAGGAACAGCCCATGTATCTAAACAAAGCGCAGAAGAGGTAAAGAAAATCATACAAGAGGAACAACCTGATTCGGTTTGTATAGAATTAGATGAAGCGAGATACAAATCTATTTCAGAGGGCAATAAGTGGAAGAACATGGATATCATTAAGATAATAAAAGAAAAAAGAGCGACTTTATTATTAATGAATTTAATTATGTCTACTTATCAGAAGAAAATGGCGAATCAATTTGGGATTGAACCCGGTCAAGAAATGATACAAGGTATAGAGTCTGCCCGAGAAATTGATGCCCAGCTAGTGTTAGCTGATAGAAATATTCAAATTACTTTTTCCCGTATTTGGAATGGTGTAGGTCTATGGGGAAAGATTAAATTATTATTTTCCATTGTCTTTAGTATCTTTAGTGATGAGGAAATTAGTGAAGAAGATTTGGAAAAAATGAAAACCGAGGATATGTTGAATTCAGCGTTAAATGAACTTTCCAGCAGTTTCCCTAGATTAAAAAAGTATTTGGTAGATGAAAGGGATCAATACCTGGCGCAAAAAATCAAAGATGCACCCGGAGAAAAAATTGTTGCCGTTTTAGGTGCTGCTCATATCCCCGGAATTAAAAAAGAGATAAATAATCATCATGATTTAGAAGTTTTATCCGCAAAACCACCAAAGTCAAAGGCAACACAGATTGTAGGCTGGATAATCCCTGTAATGATTATTACATTAATTATTTCTACTTTCACAATGGATGCACCCACAGGAAAGGATCAGTTGGTGAGCTGGATATTATGGAATGGAATATTGTCTTCTCTTGGGGCTGCTTTAGCTTTTGGCCATGTTTTTTCTATTCTAACAGCCTTTATTGCGGCACCAATAACTTCTTTAAATCCTTTATTGGCAGCGGGATGGTTTGCTGGGCTGACCGAGGCCTATTTAAGAAGACCTAATGTAGAAGATTTTGAAAACCTGGCACAAGATATATTCTCCTTTAAAGGATTTTGGAAAAATAGAGTGACCAGAATACTACTCGTAGTTATGCTGGCCAATCTAGGGAGTGTAATTGGTACTTGGATTGGTGGAGCGGATGTTATTCGCATGTTTATTAGAGCTATAGGCAAATAA
- a CDS encoding aminotransferase class IV codes for MKKEAVLDYFIWNSELVSTEKMSIFDEISPQSVYEVMKVVEGIPLFFGEHMDRMHKSLKALGIKLSKSKDEILYEITRLVEKNNCRSINVKLVYDKGKSGKPHFLTYFIKGEFPQESAYNEGVHTILFHGERETPNIKTLGGSFKEQVQKAREREGAYEALLTDKEGNIAEGSRSNVFFIKEDGLYTPPGKNVLLGVTRTHVMRLCEQLGIMVKEELINKSELEHLLGAFITGTTVDVLPVGSIDDIQLSTMENQQMKTLIKAYNEEMKRDIQKTKVILQEKNFL; via the coding sequence GTGAAAAAAGAAGCTGTTTTGGATTATTTTATTTGGAATTCTGAACTGGTTTCTACCGAAAAAATGAGTATATTTGATGAAATAAGCCCTCAGTCTGTTTATGAAGTGATGAAGGTGGTTGAAGGTATACCTTTATTTTTTGGAGAACATATGGATAGGATGCATAAATCTCTAAAGGCCTTGGGAATAAAATTAAGTAAATCCAAGGATGAAATATTATATGAAATTACAAGATTAGTAGAAAAGAACAATTGTCGCTCTATTAATGTAAAACTGGTTTATGATAAAGGTAAAAGTGGAAAACCCCATTTCTTAACATATTTTATTAAAGGGGAATTCCCACAAGAGTCTGCCTACAATGAGGGGGTTCATACCATACTTTTTCATGGGGAAAGGGAAACCCCCAATATTAAAACCCTAGGTGGATCTTTTAAAGAACAGGTACAAAAAGCCCGAGAAAGAGAAGGGGCATACGAGGCATTATTGACAGATAAAGAGGGCAATATTGCTGAGGGAAGTAGATCAAATGTGTTTTTTATTAAAGAAGATGGACTATATACTCCCCCTGGTAAAAATGTGCTGTTAGGTGTAACTAGAACCCATGTTATGAGACTTTGTGAACAATTGGGAATTATGGTCAAAGAAGAATTAATCAATAAATCTGAATTGGAACATTTATTGGGAGCTTTTATTACGGGAACCACTGTTGATGTTTTGCCTGTTGGATCAATTGATGATATACAATTATCTACTATGGAAAATCAACAGATGAAAACCCTTATTAAAGCTTATAATGAGGAAATGAAGAGGGATATACAAAAAACTAAAGTAATCTTACAAGAAAAAAATTTTTTATAA
- a CDS encoding molybdopterin-binding protein, which produces MKKVRVEEAIGMIIPHDMTRIVPGEFKGAAFKKGHVIREEDIPLLKSMGKEHIYTLEIPEGHLHEMEGAQRLAETIIGEHLILDDPREGKVNIRSDSKGILKINVDALMDINSIDQITVATKINNSAVDINTLVAGAKITPLTIDKKKLNQVENIVASKGNILNIWPFQNLKIGCIITGNEVYHGTIEDKFEEVFRRKVREYAGEIIDVVFVPDDSNKICEAVLQLKASGVDLIFTSGGMSVDPDDVTPEGVQRAGANLISYGSPVFPGAMFMLAYLGDIAILGIPAAAIFHDRTALDHTFPRILVGEKLTAGDIAALGHGGLL; this is translated from the coding sequence TTGAAAAAAGTAAGGGTAGAAGAGGCAATAGGGATGATTATTCCTCACGATATGACCCGTATTGTACCTGGTGAATTTAAGGGAGCAGCTTTTAAAAAGGGGCATGTCATAAGGGAAGAAGATATTCCTTTATTAAAAAGCATGGGCAAGGAACATATTTATACATTGGAGATTCCAGAAGGCCATCTTCATGAAATGGAAGGAGCCCAGAGGTTAGCAGAGACCATAATAGGAGAGCATCTTATCTTGGATGACCCAAGGGAAGGAAAGGTAAATATACGCTCAGATAGTAAAGGTATTTTAAAGATCAATGTAGATGCTTTAATGGATATTAATTCTATTGACCAGATCACTGTGGCCACCAAAATAAATAATAGTGCGGTAGATATAAATACACTTGTAGCGGGAGCTAAAATAACACCCCTAACTATTGATAAGAAAAAACTTAATCAAGTAGAAAATATTGTAGCCAGCAAAGGAAATATTTTAAATATATGGCCTTTTCAAAATTTGAAAATAGGATGTATTATTACAGGCAATGAAGTTTATCATGGTACAATAGAAGATAAATTTGAAGAAGTATTCAGAAGAAAGGTAAGGGAATATGCAGGGGAAATTATTGATGTTGTTTTTGTACCCGATGATTCTAATAAGATTTGTGAGGCAGTGCTACAATTGAAAGCCTCTGGTGTAGACCTGATTTTTACTAGTGGAGGAATGTCAGTAGATCCCGATGATGTTACCCCTGAGGGAGTACAACGAGCAGGAGCCAACTTAATTAGTTATGGTTCGCCAGTATTTCCGGGAGCTATGTTTATGCTGGCATATTTGGGAGACATTGCTATTTTAGGCATTCCAGCAGCTGCAATATTCCATGATAGAACTGCTTTAGATCATACTTTCCCAAGAATATTAGTGGGGGAGAAATTAACAGCTGGAGACATAGCCGCCTTGGGTCATGGAGGACTATTATAA
- a CDS encoding nitroreductase family protein encodes MAFHKLVEERKSIREFKEKGLETTMISQLLEYGKTIDRLCKDVMASFHFVEDGERVYQHLLGNAGYHGMAIKAPNYIVLISQEGENDLKNAGYMMEQMLLEASRKGIGSCWVDIIHTNENLKKNIGIEEKGEILALAALGYPKSNIFGTDTSVSDRGSIEKLVYFKQWDQPMSVEELQQRGLEEVFFYVRHAPSWGNRQPWKFILEDDRLILTMLKEDAYIEKESINNNHELDCGIMMLYIEKMMHNQGIRGYWHLDIRELNKEKQKYGIPEDRRIMGWFPL; translated from the coding sequence ATGGCGTTTCATAAGTTAGTAGAGGAAAGAAAATCCATAAGAGAATTTAAAGAAAAAGGGTTGGAAACTACTATGATTTCACAACTCTTAGAGTATGGAAAAACCATAGATAGGCTGTGCAAGGATGTGATGGCATCTTTCCACTTTGTAGAGGATGGGGAAAGGGTTTATCAACACCTATTGGGAAATGCAGGCTACCATGGTATGGCCATAAAAGCACCAAACTATATTGTACTAATATCTCAAGAGGGAGAAAATGATCTTAAAAATGCAGGTTATATGATGGAACAAATGCTTTTAGAGGCATCCCGCAAGGGAATTGGGAGCTGCTGGGTGGATATTATTCATACCAATGAAAATCTAAAGAAAAATATAGGGATAGAGGAAAAAGGAGAAATCCTTGCACTGGCCGCACTGGGGTATCCTAAGAGCAATATATTTGGAACAGATACATCGGTTTCTGATCGTGGTTCCATAGAAAAGCTTGTGTATTTTAAACAATGGGATCAACCTATGAGTGTTGAAGAATTGCAGCAAAGAGGGTTAGAAGAAGTGTTTTTTTATGTGAGACACGCACCTTCTTGGGGAAATAGACAACCATGGAAGTTTATTTTAGAAGATGATAGGTTGATTCTTACAATGTTAAAAGAAGACGCCTATATTGAAAAAGAATCTATAAACAACAACCATGAATTGGATTGCGGGATTATGATGTTATACATAGAGAAAATGATGCATAACCAGGGAATAAGAGGGTATTGGCATTTAGATATAAGAGAGCTGAATAAGGAAAAACAAAAATATGGGATACCTGAAGATAGAAGGATTATGGGATGGTTTCCACTATAA
- a CDS encoding DUF421 domain-containing protein codes for MLVIFFRVVILYVLVVLVVRMMGKRQIGELQPFELVITILIAELASTPMENVSMPLINGIIPIITLLFLEALISALVLKSERARRIIDGTPSIIMQKGDLIYDELKKQRINVNDLLEHLRSQGYPNLHEIEYILIEPDGNLSVLPKAENMPLTLKDMNIKPTYHGLSITLIADGIRSKKNMEITQCDDSWLDKELEKQGIKEDKEVLLAYVDAQKKLYIQKRK; via the coding sequence ATGTTAGTTATATTTTTTAGAGTTGTTATATTGTATGTACTTGTTGTTCTTGTGGTAAGAATGATGGGGAAAAGGCAGATCGGAGAATTGCAACCCTTTGAATTGGTCATTACTATTTTAATAGCAGAATTAGCGTCTACACCTATGGAAAATGTTAGTATGCCGCTGATCAATGGGATCATCCCTATTATTACTCTTTTGTTTTTGGAAGCACTGATATCAGCTCTTGTTTTAAAAAGTGAAAGAGCAAGAAGGATAATCGATGGGACACCTTCCATCATTATGCAAAAGGGAGATTTAATATATGATGAACTAAAAAAACAAAGGATTAATGTCAATGATTTATTAGAACATTTAAGAAGCCAAGGATATCCTAATCTTCATGAGATAGAGTATATTCTTATTGAACCTGATGGCAACCTGAGTGTCCTTCCCAAAGCTGAAAATATGCCCCTAACCCTTAAGGATATGAATATAAAGCCAACTTATCACGGGCTTTCGATTACTTTAATAGCCGATGGGATTAGAAGTAAGAAGAATATGGAAATCACTCAATGTGATGATAGTTGGTTAGACAAGGAATTAGAAAAACAAGGAATTAAAGAGGATAAGGAAGTATTACTAGCCTATGTAGATGCACAAAAGAAACTTTACATTCAAAAAAGAAAATAA
- a CDS encoding DUF4363 family protein — MRILWISLSILCIFVILSVYFSYSMEKNSEEMLVIINDLEKKVVKENWQGAKKVFDKLQAKWDKISPLWRMFIDHDEMDKLEISLNKVKELIKVENKDLSRVEVSLIRFLVRDIYLKEKLTLENIF, encoded by the coding sequence ATGCGGATTTTATGGATATCTCTATCCATACTTTGTATTTTTGTTATTTTAAGTGTTTATTTTTCTTATTCAATGGAAAAAAACTCAGAGGAAATGTTGGTAATTATTAATGATTTAGAAAAAAAAGTGGTAAAGGAGAACTGGCAAGGGGCAAAGAAGGTTTTTGATAAGCTTCAGGCAAAATGGGATAAAATATCCCCCCTCTGGAGAATGTTTATTGATCATGATGAAATGGATAAACTAGAGATATCTTTAAATAAAGTAAAAGAATTGATTAAAGTAGAAAATAAGGATTTAAGTCGAGTAGAGGTATCCCTAATAAGATTTTTAGTCAGGGACATTTATTTAAAAGAAAAATTAACTTTAGAAAATATCTTTTAA
- a CDS encoding HAD family hydrolase: protein MSMGKTAAFFDVDGTLYRDSLMIEHFKKLIKYEVLDPIIWHGRARRTFEDWDKRHGNYEDYLLEVSKIYLDSMKGLNKDYLDFITNQVIKLKGERVYRFTRNRILYHHEQNHLVFFISGAPDFLLSKMAEKYEVKYFKGTEYLLDENNNFTGEIRQMWDSRSKTKAIKDFISLYDIDMKKSYAYGDTHGDYDMLKMVGNPVAINPVRELVMDIQKDRELQQKISLIVERKDVIYQIPSDIPIL from the coding sequence ATGTCCATGGGAAAAACCGCTGCTTTTTTTGATGTAGATGGCACATTATATAGGGACTCCTTAATGATTGAACACTTCAAGAAGCTCATTAAATATGAGGTATTGGACCCTATTATTTGGCATGGAAGAGCAAGAAGAACTTTTGAAGATTGGGATAAAAGACATGGAAACTATGAAGATTATCTTTTAGAGGTTTCCAAAATATATTTAGATTCCATGAAAGGGTTAAATAAAGATTATTTAGACTTTATTACTAATCAAGTGATTAAACTCAAAGGAGAGCGGGTTTATCGTTTTACAAGAAATAGAATTCTCTACCATCACGAACAGAACCACTTAGTATTTTTCATATCAGGTGCACCAGATTTTTTACTTTCTAAAATGGCCGAAAAATATGAGGTAAAATACTTTAAAGGAACTGAATACCTGTTGGATGAAAATAATAACTTTACTGGGGAAATTAGACAAATGTGGGATTCTCGAAGCAAAACCAAGGCCATTAAGGACTTTATTTCTCTTTATGATATTGATATGAAAAAAAGTTATGCCTATGGGGATACCCATGGGGATTATGACATGCTAAAAATGGTAGGCAATCCTGTAGCCATTAATCCTGTACGAGAATTAGTTATGGATATCCAAAAGGATAGAGAACTTCAACAGAAGATTTCCCTAATCGTGGAACGAAAGGATGTTATCTATCAGATTCCTTCAGATATCCCCATTCTTTAA
- a CDS encoding YuzB family protein produces MDYVIKFCENNFVHGTGETARRLREEDNYEVMITSCLGNCSDCIDMPYAVVKDTLIYADDADSLYDEIMDAID; encoded by the coding sequence ATGGATTATGTCATTAAATTTTGCGAAAATAATTTTGTTCATGGAACAGGTGAAACAGCAAGAAGATTGCGAGAAGAAGATAATTATGAAGTGATGATTACCTCTTGTTTAGGTAATTGTTCTGACTGCATTGATATGCCCTATGCTGTGGTCAAAGACACTTTAATATATGCCGATGATGCTGATAGCTTATATGATGAAATTATGGATGCTATTGATTAA
- the ytxC gene encoding putative sporulation protein YtxC: MHKLSIGDLEDVNKIYDHIEEEVDLLGRECIEVDVDIDQKGNMELITCKIRENAEYRKNPLEALNIFRHYIANVIADYIINIKEPKILGKIIGQQYNYFNMEEKKNILNLAIKSLNEKEGFYFSTSIYKIGKKVKMIEEIVDYLENYNEIIIDGFIRFRLKNYIEDLKDAVDVAVEDYLMEREYNEFIRLLQYFVDIQEPKIHTLHILIDESHKFSLLDANYQTIKNEYLEELATEFLDGEIKYEDLLISSLITIAPTRIFIHHLGEPYNKEIMETIQKVFDQRVIICSGCDMCMNKNIVKKD; the protein is encoded by the coding sequence TTGCATAAACTTTCAATTGGAGATTTAGAAGATGTCAATAAAATATATGATCATATTGAAGAAGAAGTAGACCTGTTAGGAAGAGAATGTATAGAAGTAGATGTGGATATAGATCAAAAAGGGAATATGGAATTAATCACGTGCAAAATAAGAGAAAATGCCGAATATAGAAAAAATCCATTAGAGGCTTTGAACATATTTAGACATTATATTGCTAATGTCATTGCTGACTATATTATCAATATCAAAGAACCCAAAATTTTAGGAAAAATAATAGGACAGCAATATAATTATTTCAATATGGAGGAGAAAAAAAACATATTAAACCTAGCCATTAAATCTTTAAATGAAAAGGAAGGTTTTTATTTCTCCACTAGTATATATAAAATAGGTAAGAAGGTAAAAATGATTGAAGAGATTGTAGACTATTTAGAAAACTATAATGAAATTATCATTGATGGATTTATACGTTTTCGATTGAAAAATTATATCGAAGACTTGAAGGATGCAGTAGACGTCGCAGTAGAAGATTATTTAATGGAAAGGGAATATAATGAATTTATACGTTTATTACAGTACTTTGTAGACATACAAGAGCCTAAAATACACACTTTACACATTTTAATAGATGAAAGCCACAAATTTTCTCTTTTAGATGCAAATTATCAAACTATAAAAAATGAATATTTAGAAGAATTGGCAACAGAATTTTTAGATGGAGAAATTAAATATGAGGACTTATTAATCAGTTCTTTAATCACCATTGCCCCTACTCGAATTTTTATTCATCATTTAGGTGAGCCCTATAATAAAGAAATTATGGAAACCATTCAAAAAGTATTTGACCAAAGAGTAATAATTTGTAGCGGTTGTGATATGTGTATGAATAAGAATATTGTTAAAAAAGACTAG
- a CDS encoding DUF445 domain-containing protein, with the protein MWINMAILSIIGALIGWITNVLAIKLMFRPIQAFKIPRIGYEIQGLIPKRRKDVAKSIGETVEKELISIEEILERMLESQNKNDMLFTIKTKINEVITQKLPSILPKSLKEMIIHYVNNMIDEEADSFIDQMIDKLTHKATTSVKIGEMVEQKINEFDLLKLEEIIISIAQKELKHIEYIGAILGFFIGVVQALIIYVI; encoded by the coding sequence ATGTGGATAAATATGGCTATCCTATCAATTATCGGTGCTCTAATTGGGTGGATCACTAATGTCTTAGCGATTAAATTGATGTTCAGACCTATACAAGCATTTAAAATTCCTAGAATAGGCTATGAAATTCAAGGCCTAATTCCTAAAAGAAGGAAAGATGTAGCTAAAAGTATAGGAGAAACAGTGGAAAAAGAGCTCATATCCATTGAAGAGATACTAGAACGTATGTTGGAAAGTCAAAATAAAAATGATATGCTTTTTACCATTAAAACCAAAATTAATGAGGTAATTACTCAAAAATTACCTTCAATCTTACCTAAGTCATTAAAAGAAATGATTATCCATTATGTGAATAACATGATTGATGAGGAGGCAGATTCCTTTATTGATCAAATGATTGATAAATTGACCCATAAGGCAACAACCTCAGTAAAGATTGGTGAAATGGTGGAACAAAAAATAAATGAATTTGATCTTTTAAAATTAGAAGAAATCATTATTAGCATTGCTCAAAAAGAATTAAAGCATATTGAATATATAGGGGCTATACTGGGTTTTTTTATAGGCGTAGTACAGGCATTAATTATTTATGTGATATAG